One Helicoverpa zea isolate HzStark_Cry1AcR chromosome 20, ilHelZeax1.1, whole genome shotgun sequence genomic region harbors:
- the LOC124640143 gene encoding uncharacterized protein LOC124640143, with the protein MRCYALLFVLLLCAVVIDSRRRYAYRYYRRNNNIKQTPPHCTTVTKETDYQSKFKYDYPIAYIVPGQHEAYQQLFCVNPPAVHKAVAKVCDWAAPPQVQFTLGDEYMHVVRQDPTGRFLGNAVITTYQLCTHDHRVDSRNDTKAVSVAAVP; encoded by the exons ATGAGGTGTTACGCGCTGTTGTTTGTGTTGCTATTGTGTGCTGTAGTGATAGATTCTCGCAGAAGATATGCGTACCGGTATTatagaagaaataataatattaagcaGACACCTCCTCATTGCACAACAGTAACAAAAG AAACGGACTACCAGTCGAAGTTTAAATACGATTATCCCATCGCTTACATTGTACCAGGTCAACACGAAGCTTATCAACAG CTATTCTGCGTGAATCCTCCCGCTGTGCACAAAGCCGTGGCGAAGGTGTGTGACTGGGCAGCACCCCCACAAGTCCAGTTTACTCTGGGTGATGAATACATGCATGTTGTGCGTCAGGATCCTACCGGCCGCTTCCTCGGCAACGCCGTCATCACGACTTACCAACTGTGCACTCATGACCATAGAGTGGATTCTCGCAACGACACTAAAGCCGTTTCTGTTGCCGCTGTGCCGTGA